In a single window of the Mesoplodon densirostris isolate mMesDen1 chromosome 16, mMesDen1 primary haplotype, whole genome shotgun sequence genome:
- the MRPS26 gene encoding small ribosomal subunit protein mS26, whose product MLRALSALGARPMGRPPAPFLLPVRCRKTRHDPPAKSKVGRVATPPAVDPAEFFVLTERYRQYRQTVRALRLEFVSEVRKKVHEARAGVLAERKALEDAAEHRELMAWNQAENQRLRELRMARLRQEAREQERRQAEEEARQAREAQAWAQLKEREVLQLQEEAKNFITRENLEARVEEALDSPKSYNWAITREGLVVRPQHKGS is encoded by the exons ATGCTTCGTGCGCTGAGCGCCCTGGGCGCGCGGCCCATGGGCCGGCCCCCAGCCCCGTTTCTGCTCCCCGTGCGCTGCCGCAAGACCCGCCACGACCCGCCGGCCAAGTCTAAGGTCGGGCGCGTGGCGACCCCACCCGCTGTGGATCCTGCGGAATTCTTCGTGCTGACGGAGCGTTACCGGCAGTACCGCCAGACGGTGCGCGCCCTCAG GCTGGAGTTCGTGTCCGAGGTGCGCAAGAAGGTGCACGAGGCCCGGGCCGGGGTCTTGGCAGAGCGCAAGGCACTGGAGGACGCCGCTGAGCACCGCGAGCTGATGGCCTGGAACCAGGCGGAGAACCAGCGACTGCGCGAGCTGCG GATGGCCAGGCTGCGGCAGGAGGCGCGGGAGCAGGAGCGGCGGCAGGCGGAGGAGGAGGCCCGGCAGGCCCGAGAGGCGCAGGCTTGGGCGCAGCTCAAGGAGCGTGAAGTGCTGCAGCTGCAG GAGGAAGCAAAAAACTTCATCACCCGAGAGAACCTGGAGGCGCGGGTGGAAGAAGCCTTGGACTCCCCCAAGAGTTACAATTGGGCCATCACCAGAGAGGGGCTGGTGGTCAGGCCACAGCACAAGGGCTCCTGA